From a single Intestinibaculum porci genomic region:
- the dnaG gene encoding DNA primase gives MSRIPQEKIDEIRNSVDIVDVIGRYLSLHRHGRSYKALCPFHDDSDPSLSISQEKQIYMCFVCHNGGNVFTFLQNYLHIEWIEAVKMVAEIGHVDLSAYHLESYSQPVKEENKVYYDMHTEANRIYSYYLNTKSGTLARDYLAKRGFDEELIKRFDVGYAPSKNVLYEAFKHMGYQEIDMEKSGLVIESQRHYDRFNDRVMFALHDEYGRVVGFSGRIYKNGQEGAKYMNSPESDIFIKGQVLYNYHRCKDAVKKEGFVYINEGFMDVIAMSRAHHENCIALMGTALTQGHIRMLKKLTKNIVLCLDGDAPGQAAAYKAAAFLDEQGFDVKLILLPEGRDPDEIYSSEGQDALDAVLKDRLSLIDFMLIYESSKRDLRNYDDRRSLLDAGIKAIAKLTDRIDREHYIEKLSKLTDFSLDIVKEAVNDATLREVPTIDFNRQVNTQFARSFQNVANIVHNKYELAERNLLYYMLNEKAVADLYEAKLGFMYNEEYRVIASYVVDYYRHHVKLDVATLMDIIGPDHPQLVQTLSQVDDLHLPLPSDEKAINDYITIISKNAMKLKKNQLLEQLKDVLDPKARAQIVDEIINLQKENV, from the coding sequence GTGTCAAGAATACCTCAGGAGAAGATTGATGAGATCCGCAATAGCGTCGATATCGTCGACGTGATCGGCCGTTATCTCTCTCTGCATCGACATGGCCGCAGCTACAAAGCGCTTTGTCCATTTCATGACGACAGTGATCCCTCTTTATCTATTTCTCAGGAGAAACAGATTTACATGTGCTTCGTCTGTCATAATGGCGGGAATGTCTTTACCTTCTTACAGAATTACCTGCACATTGAATGGATTGAAGCCGTCAAAATGGTCGCCGAAATCGGTCATGTTGATTTATCAGCCTATCATTTAGAATCTTATAGTCAGCCGGTGAAGGAAGAAAATAAGGTTTATTATGATATGCATACTGAAGCCAATCGTATTTACAGCTATTATCTCAACACCAAATCCGGAACATTAGCGCGTGATTATCTCGCTAAGCGTGGTTTTGATGAGGAACTGATCAAACGTTTTGATGTCGGTTATGCCCCTAGTAAAAATGTTTTGTATGAAGCGTTTAAACATATGGGATATCAGGAAATCGATATGGAGAAATCTGGCTTAGTCATCGAATCACAGCGTCATTACGATCGCTTTAACGATCGTGTGATGTTCGCTTTGCATGATGAATATGGCCGTGTTGTAGGCTTTTCTGGACGTATTTATAAAAATGGTCAGGAAGGCGCTAAGTATATGAACTCGCCAGAGTCCGATATCTTCATTAAAGGACAGGTGCTCTATAACTATCATCGCTGCAAGGATGCTGTGAAAAAAGAAGGCTTTGTATATATTAACGAAGGCTTCATGGATGTCATCGCGATGAGCCGCGCCCATCATGAAAACTGCATTGCCTTAATGGGAACGGCGTTAACGCAGGGACATATTCGGATGTTAAAGAAATTAACGAAGAATATCGTCTTATGTCTTGATGGCGATGCGCCAGGGCAGGCCGCTGCTTATAAAGCTGCCGCCTTTCTTGATGAACAAGGCTTTGATGTGAAACTGATTCTTTTACCGGAAGGCCGGGACCCGGATGAGATTTACAGCAGTGAAGGGCAGGATGCCTTAGATGCGGTCCTCAAAGATCGTTTGTCGCTGATTGATTTCATGTTAATCTATGAATCTTCAAAACGTGATTTACGGAACTATGATGATCGCCGCAGCCTGCTTGATGCCGGCATTAAAGCGATCGCTAAACTGACCGATCGGATTGATCGGGAACACTATATCGAGAAACTCTCTAAACTGACGGATTTCTCGCTAGATATCGTGAAGGAAGCGGTGAATGATGCAACCTTGCGGGAAGTACCGACGATTGATTTCAATCGTCAGGTGAATACGCAGTTTGCCCGCAGTTTCCAGAACGTGGCTAACATTGTTCATAATAAATATGAACTGGCGGAACGTAATTTACTGTATTACATGTTAAATGAAAAAGCGGTAGCGGATTTATATGAAGCGAAGTTAGGCTTTATGTATAACGAAGAATATCGCGTGATCGCTTCGTATGTCGTAGACTACTACCGCCATCATGTCAAACTTGATGTGGCGACGCTGATGGATATTATCGGACCCGATCACCCACAGTTAGTGCAGACCCTTTCCCAGGTCGATGATCTTCATTTACCCTTACCGAGTGATGAAAAAGCGATTAATGACTATATAACAATTATTTCAAAGAACGCGATGAAGCTGAAGAAGAATCAGCTTTTAGAGCAGCTCAAGGATGTCTTAGATCCGAAAGCCCGCGCGCAGATTGTAGATGAAATTATTAATTTACAAAAGGAGAACGTATGA
- a CDS encoding glycine--tRNA ligase: MANTDMDKLIAHAKGQGFVYQGSEIYDGLANTWDYGPLGVQLKNNIKQAWWKRFIQESPYNVGIDSAIFMNPKVWQASGHVGNFNDPLIDCKVCKTRHRADKLIEAYDPELHPDGWTPAEMMAFIKEHNIACPNCGGHDFTDIRKFELMFETSMGVVKDDKSTVYLRPETAQGIFVNFKNVARTTRKKIPFGIGQIGKSFRNEITPGNFIFRTREFEQMELEFFTKPDTDLEWFNYWRSHCMKFLNDLGIKPENLRFRDHDQKELSFYSKATTDIEYKYPFGWGELWGIADRTDYDLNRHIEYSKKDLSYLDPQTHEKYVPYVIEPSVGADRLFLSVFADAYDEEVLEDNDTRIVMHLHPALAPVKAAILPLTKKQSEEAEKIYAELSKDFYCEYDVSGKIGKRYRRQDAIGTPLCITIDFDTAEDHAVTIRDRDTMEQIRLPIDQLKDYIAKKVQL, encoded by the coding sequence TAATACAGATATGGATAAACTCATTGCACACGCTAAAGGTCAGGGCTTTGTCTATCAGGGTTCAGAAATCTATGATGGACTGGCAAATACATGGGACTACGGACCTCTAGGTGTTCAGTTAAAAAATAATATCAAGCAGGCATGGTGGAAGAGATTCATTCAGGAATCTCCATACAATGTCGGTATTGATTCGGCAATTTTTATGAATCCAAAGGTATGGCAGGCATCAGGACACGTTGGCAACTTCAACGATCCATTAATTGACTGTAAAGTCTGCAAAACCAGACATCGTGCGGATAAATTAATTGAGGCTTATGATCCTGAATTACATCCCGATGGATGGACCCCAGCAGAAATGATGGCGTTTATCAAGGAACATAACATTGCTTGTCCAAACTGCGGCGGACATGATTTTACCGATATCCGTAAGTTTGAATTAATGTTCGAAACATCAATGGGTGTTGTCAAGGATGATAAGAGTACTGTTTACTTACGTCCAGAAACCGCTCAGGGTATTTTCGTCAACTTTAAAAATGTGGCGCGTACAACCAGAAAGAAAATTCCTTTCGGTATTGGTCAGATTGGGAAATCATTCCGTAATGAAATTACCCCAGGTAACTTCATCTTCAGAACCCGTGAATTCGAACAGATGGAATTAGAATTCTTCACCAAACCAGATACTGATTTAGAATGGTTTAACTACTGGCGCAGTCATTGCATGAAGTTCTTAAATGACTTAGGCATTAAACCAGAAAACTTACGTTTCCGTGATCATGATCAGAAAGAACTTTCATTCTACTCTAAAGCAACGACGGATATTGAATATAAATATCCATTTGGCTGGGGTGAATTATGGGGGATCGCCGATCGTACAGATTACGATTTAAATAGACATATCGAATATTCTAAGAAAGATTTATCTTACTTAGATCCTCAGACTCATGAAAAATATGTCCCATATGTTATTGAACCATCGGTTGGGGCGGACCGTTTATTCTTATCGGTTTTCGCGGATGCCTATGATGAAGAAGTCTTAGAAGATAACGATACGCGTATCGTTATGCATTTACATCCTGCTTTAGCACCAGTTAAAGCAGCCATCTTACCATTAACGAAGAAACAGTCGGAAGAAGCCGAAAAGATTTACGCTGAATTATCTAAAGACTTCTACTGTGAATATGATGTTTCAGGCAAGATCGGTAAACGTTACAGAAGACAGGATGCGATTGGGACACCACTTTGTATCACAATTGACTTTGATACAGCTGAAGATCATGCTGTTACAATTCGTGATCGTGATACGATGGAACAAATCCGTTTACCAATTGATCAGTTAAAAGACTATATTGCGAAAAAAGTTCAGTTATAA